A stretch of DNA from Mesorhizobium onobrychidis:
CTTGAGCAGCGTCGACTTGCCGGCGCCGTTCTCGCCGAGCAGGCCGAGGATTTCGCCGGGCCGAACCTCGAGCGAGACATCGCTCAGCGCGGTCACGCCGGCGAAGCGCTTGGTCACGCCCTCGACGGCGAGGAGGGCGGGGGATGGCGATGGCGCAGTGGCTTCGGCTGGCAAAGGATGCTCCTTCGATGCAGTTGTTCACGCCGCGCTTGAACACCCCCCTCTGTCCTGCCGGACATCTCCCCCTCAAGGGGGGAGATTGGATGTCATGGCCGCTTTCGCTAATCTTCGGCGTTGAAGAGAGGGCGGCGCGTTGAAACTGCCAATCTCCCCCCTTGAGGGGGAGATGGCCGGCAGGCCAGAGGGGGGTGCTGTCCCGCCGGCTTCGCAGTCTACTTCGTCTCGCCGAGCCGCTCGGCTTTGTCGAGATTGTCCTTGCCGATGACGATCGGCGTCAGCAGCACGAGTTTTTCCTTCGGCTCGGTCTTGTCCTTGGCATAGGCGACGGCGATCTGCACCGCAGTGCGCGACTGCTCTCCGGGGAACTGTTCGACGGTGCCGGCCAGCTTGCCGTCGCGCACGGCGACCAGCGCTTCGGGAAGCGCATCGAAGCCGTAGATCTTGACGTCGGTGAAGTTGCGCGCCGCGCAGGCTTCAACCGCGCCAAGCGCCATGTCGTCATTGGCGCAGATGATCGCGTCGGGCTTGCCGTTGGCGGCAAGGCCGGCCTCGGTGACGGACAGCGCCTCGGCGCGGGCGAAGTTGGCGGTCTGCTCGAAGACGATCTGGTATTTGTCCTTCAGCGGATCGAGCACGTTGTGCACGCCCTTGTTGCGGTCGATCGCCGGGCCGGCGCCGGGCTGGCCCTGCAGATGGAAGATCTTGGCGCCGTTCGGGAACGCCGCCACCATGGCCTGCGCCTCGGCCTCGCCGCCCTTGACATTGTCGGCGCCGACATGGGCGAGGATGCCTTCCACGCCGTCGACGCGGCGGTCGATTGTGACGACGGGAATGCCGGCCTGGACCGCCTGCTCGATGGCCGGCGCCAGCGCGTTGACGTCAAGCGGCGAGATGACGATGGCGTCGACCTTCTGCACGAGCGCCGCCTCGATGTCGGCGGTCTGCTTGGGCGCCGAGTTCTGGCCGTCGCTCTCGGTCAGGTTGACGCCTTGCGCCTGCGCCTCCGCCTTGATCTGGTTCAGCATGTGAACGAAGAACGGAAAGCCGAGGCTCGGCACCGAACCCAGAATGGTCAGCTTGTCCTGGGCGAAAGCCAGTTGCGGAGCGGCCAGCGCCATTGTGCCGATCGCCACGGACGACAGCAGGAATTCACGTCTGTTGATCAATTTA
This window harbors:
- a CDS encoding substrate-binding domain-containing protein, which produces MNRREFLLSSVAIGTMALAAPQLAFAQDKLTILGSVPSLGFPFFVHMLNQIKAEAQAQGVNLTESDGQNSAPKQTADIEAALVQKVDAIVISPLDVNALAPAIEQAVQAGIPVVTIDRRVDGVEGILAHVGADNVKGGEAEAQAMVAAFPNGAKIFHLQGQPGAGPAIDRNKGVHNVLDPLKDKYQIVFEQTANFARAEALSVTEAGLAANGKPDAIICANDDMALGAVEACAARNFTDVKIYGFDALPEALVAVRDGKLAGTVEQFPGEQSRTAVQIAVAYAKDKTEPKEKLVLLTPIVIGKDNLDKAERLGETK